Within Sorghum bicolor cultivar BTx623 chromosome 2, Sorghum_bicolor_NCBIv3, whole genome shotgun sequence, the genomic segment GTGAGAATATCATAATCACAGTTAGAACTCACAACACCTATGAGTtactaattttttttagaagatGACCTATTAATATTAGCCTACTTCTACTGTAAGCAATGTTTGTTCTTCCAAGCTTGGACTTTAACTCCCAGTTTAAAGGGGAAATGAGAAATGACCCCAACACATCAAAAGCACACGAGCTTCTTAACTAAAACGGTCTTAAGATCAAGTTCTCGTCTTCTTTGTTTGATCTTTAACTAAAATAAGTTTTATTGTGAATCGTCTATTTTGAAAATTACACACCCTAATAATAAATACTAGGTGAATTCCCCACGCGTTGCTATgggattttcttaaaaataaatcattatatgcATAGCATTACTATATGATATTTAGTCTATTATGTGTGTACACATATGAATTTAACTTGCatatattttattgtattagatctagtaaaaaattgctaagctaataaaacaaaaactaatatttggttacattatagaggaattaattggtgatgaaacaaatagtgtatgtacatgacttgtatgtgaatatattaaagatttaaaatatttcatatgatatagatgacatggttattttttataattaatatggAATGATATGgacttagtggagaatgatgtggacatcttgcatgaagagataaaagatttagtgggtcacttagtggagaatgatgtggacaccttgcatgaagagaaaatttatctagtggggtttagctttataagagttgtAGATAGCAAGGTTAAAAAATGTATGCTATACTTCGATTAAGTTCCTCCCTAACCAAATTGACCTACGTATATTTCTTGACAACATATAGTGCCCTCTGTCTATGTTCATATGTCCTTGATATGTTCCCTATCCTAACAACCTCTGCCTTGACCACACATACATGTGGGTATCGTTTTTTTCTTCACCTCTGTTAGACCTTATATATCTTCTATACGTTTACATCGTTAGACCTTATATATCTTCTATATGTTTGATGAGATGTACTAGTATTACGTACCTTATCATTATTACTTCCTCTGTTATAAATTATAGATGACGTTCAGTTATCATAAGTCAAACCATTTAAGGTTTGATCAAATTATTAGCAAATAGTATTACCATCTACTGTACCAACCCGGTAAACTATAGAAGTACATTCCATAATGTATCAAATGAAGCTCATTTGTTATGGTATAAACTTACAACAACAAAAATCTCTTAGGGCCCGTTTAGATCCTTGGAATATAATTCATTCCAACAACTATAATTTAAACATAAATTAATTAAGCTAATATTGTtgtatataaaatatatttgtatattaTTGTTAGCCATACAAGGAAGATagttttatgttgtttttttattgTAGAAAACGAGTTGAAGACCATGCTATAAGATAAAGAGTAGCATATGATAATCTATAGAATCAAATTTCATCTCCCACACTATGAATTTGAGATAGACTTATACGTGAACGTGAGAAAGTTGTAGAATGTCAAATTTCAAACCAAATAATATAATTTATTGAGTATATTCCAATTTCTCCAGAATAAAAGGATTTAAAGGACCCCTATATATTTCATAGACGATGCTTTGTGGTATACTTTTACTCACGTCTCTTATTTTCAAAAAGGTGTTCAGGTCTCAAATGACATCTGATATTTCAACCGTTTGATGCAGCTAAAATCTCATATTAGCTACACTTTCTTATATTCTTCCCTTGAAAATGAACTGTTTTTTAAGTATAAAATTTCTGTACAATTTCTAATAATTCCTGCGTTCTATATAGCCAAGTGAAAGTCGAATCAACTGGCCGGTGGACTGCTACAGTGCGTGAGCAGCCGGAGGCATTGGATgtttgtgtttggttggaggtgctagactttaatatttttttgtagctctttcattttatttaataattaatatctaattataaactaattagatttaaaagatttgtctagtAAATTATTTTAGAGTTGtgtttttaattttataaataatctatatctaatattttatatacgtGTCTAAACATTCCATACAACAGATGAACAGCTGTACCACGTTTTCATATTAGCGCTGCAAAAACAAAAGGCTTTCGTGCCATTTGCCCTCCGGTCCGGCCGCCTTCTCCGCGAGCGCTAGGAGTAATAAACGGCAGGCACCAATCTCGGAGGCATCGCCCATACGCGCAAGCGGAAGGAAGGGGGAGCGCAACACTCGCGGTcgcggggagagagagagagacaaggGGGCCGGTCACACACACGCCGACCGCGCGAGCTAGCGAGATCCCCCTCTCCCGCTGCCGGATCCGATCTCACCTGACCTCGTCGCCGCCTGCCGTGGGAgggagaagaggaagaggaagaggaggcggCGGAGATGGCACCGGTGTCGGCGCTCGCCAAGTACAAGCTCGTCTTCCTGGGGGACCAGTCCGTCGGCAAGACCAGCATCATCACCCGCTTCATGTACGACAAGTTCGACAACACCTACCAGGTACGGCGGCCCGCACGCCTTCTTCCCCTGCTCCGATCCCTATCGATCCCTCGAGTGCTGTTCGTGTCATCTCGCCGCGCCGGGGCTGGGTTAGTGGGTTGGATCCAATCGGGCGGGCCAGATCCAGCGCAGGAGGATCGGTAGGTCGATGTGGATCCGGGGCAGGGTGATCTATCCTGCGCCCGATTGGATCGGGGTGGTTCGGTAGTTACAAGTTAGGCATAGAAACCATAGCTCCACATCTATCCTTGTTTCTTTTCTGGGTCTGTGATGATGCTGTTTCACGAAACAATGGAATGCTCATGACTCATGATCAAGGAGGATGAATTGCCTTGTCTGTACCTCTACTATCGTTGCGATTATTATATGTGAGGCGTTTCATTGTTCGCACTGTTCTTAAAAGGTGGTTGTTGTATGGTCGATTGCCTGTTTGGATCACTTAAGTGTGAGGCTTATGTTATAATCTGGGCTTGCCTGATCCAGTGGTGATGGTATATTGGTATGATTGCCTGATTGGATCACAGGTCCTTCACATTGTTCTCTGGGACGCCTGAGCCCAAATCTTTGTGTATTGGAATAGAGATCGTGATGTGAATAGCCTGCCACTGAATTATTGTCCTTGTAATGTAAGGAAgacaagtattttttttttctgtattACTAGGATGCTACTTTGACAAGGGATTTCTGTCATATCCATGGGCTTGGCCCTTCACAGTAGGCACTAAGCATGGCAACATAACTTTTTTTAGTCACTATTTATGATTTGGAAATCTTAAGAAATGTAAGTCACAATGGATTCTGACTGCTGCTTTGCATGTGTTTTATGGTGTGCTGTATTGAATGTTGGAGTGATTATTTTGAGCTTTACAACTATGTTGATTTCATTCATGTAATTTTCGGCTTGTTATACAGTAATACTGGTTAGTCTATTCATGTTTGCTCAAAGTTGTTTTCTCTGGTATGCAGGCTACAATTGGTATTGATTTTCTGTCGAAGACAATGTACCTTGAAGATAGAACTGTGAGACTCCAACTCTGGTATGGTGACTACTACTGCATCCGTTAGCCTGTATGCCCCCTTGAGATCTACAGACTGTTGACCTCATGCAtgttttgttttctttgcagggataCAGCTGGTCAGGAAAGGTTCAGGAGTTTAATTCCAAGCTATATCAGAGATTCTTCAGTTGCTGTCATAGTATTCGATGTTGCAagtaatctctctctctctctctctctctcactcacacacacacacacacattctttagaaaaaaatgatatCAGATGCACATAGCAACAATGACTaggaacttttatcttttaaggATTAAGGACATAAACTTTTACTCCTTTGTTCTTACCTTTATTTGTTTTATGTTGTAGGCAGGCAGTCCTTCTTAAATACATCTAAGTGGATAGAGGAAGTTCGCACTGAGAGGGGCAGTGATGTTATCATTGTGCTTGTTGGGAACAAAACTGACCTTGTTGACAAGAGGTTGGTGATGTTTACACTTGCCTGATTTCTGTAGTTTTGGTTGTTGCTCTATGTATATTTTGTTTGGCTTTAAATTCTTTGGTCTATCTCATGTCATATATAATTATACAGATGTTTTTTGTGTCATCTATTATCCGATCTAAAATTGGCAGTTTAGTTCTCCCATTTGTTTGCCTTGTTGTTTGATACTGACAACAAAATTCATACCAAAcgaaaaataaatttaaaatatttggATTGCATTTCCTAGGAATTTTCAGGTGGATACCACCCTAAACTTTGTGATTCAGAAGAAGAATCCCATGTGCTGGTTGCTGGGTATATCGAGTGGGACCTGGGTCCAGGGCTCAATCTCTGTGAGGCATTTGAGCGTTCTTCTGAAGCACAGATCTTGGGTTGGCGTTTAGCAAAAAGCTGGAAGCTTTGCTTTCGTTAATCCTAGATTTACTTAGCATATGCTACTCAATGTGTATGAATGTGtgtgccttttttttttggttgctTGTTTTCGTCGTTAGAACTGGAATCTGACATCTATTGGTATACCATTGCTTTTATGACTTTCTAGGTCTTCTGTCTTTAAGTGATTATTTCCAGCTTAGCTAAATTAACTAGATTACCACTGGTCTTTTGTAGAGTCAGTCGTCATTGAGGTATTTATGTAATTTGAAGAAGTATGTCACTGTTATATCCTTGCTGAAATTCTGTTGCATTTCATGGAACAGGCAAGTCTCGATAGAGGAAGGGGAAGGTAAGGCGAAGGACCTTGGCGTCATGTTTATTGAAACCAGTGCTAAAGCTGGGTTTAACATTAAGGTATGCTTCAGAAATATAAACTGCTTAGATGTCTCATTTCATAAGTTGGGTTCATATTGATAACCTGCTTCTAGAGCATGTGATTTTCTCTCTAAAGTTCAGAGTTGTGTGTTTTTTTTGGGAAGACCTTCATTTTTCCTGCCTGTCTATATATATGgttttatatgtcaacatacttGTTTGTTTTGCACTGACCACAAACTTGTGAGCAGGCGCTTTTCCGTAAAATTGCTGCTGCACTTCCTGGAATGGAGACACTCTCATCAGCGAAGCAGGAAGACATGGTTGATGTGAACTTGAGGTCCGGCAATGCAAACTCGTCCCAGTCTCAGGCTCAGGC encodes:
- the LOC8080712 gene encoding ras-related protein RABH1b, with product MAPVSALAKYKLVFLGDQSVGKTSIITRFMYDKFDNTYQATIGIDFLSKTMYLEDRTVRLQLWDTAGQERFRSLIPSYIRDSSVAVIVFDVASRQSFLNTSKWIEEVRTERGSDVIIVLVGNKTDLVDKRQVSIEEGEGKAKDLGVMFIETSAKAGFNIKALFRKIAAALPGMETLSSAKQEDMVDVNLRSGNANSSQSQAQAGGCSC